One Streptomyces sp. V4I8 genomic window carries:
- a CDS encoding cupin domain-containing protein produces MDKMRPRVVDLKEIEPNRKRGGDLRTLLTPVTVGATSGFMGLAIIRPGERISEHYHPYSEEFIYVVEGRLEVDLDGETFPLRSDQGLMIPIDMRHRFRNVGDEEARMVFHLGPLAPNPKLGHVDTEAPEISDDVQAYPLVQGEGAQPERPGVLS; encoded by the coding sequence ATGGACAAGATGCGCCCGCGCGTCGTGGACCTCAAAGAGATCGAGCCCAACCGCAAGCGCGGCGGCGACCTGCGCACCCTGCTCACCCCTGTCACGGTGGGTGCCACGAGCGGCTTCATGGGCCTGGCCATCATCCGGCCGGGCGAACGCATCAGCGAGCACTACCACCCGTACTCCGAGGAGTTCATCTACGTCGTGGAGGGCCGGCTGGAGGTCGATCTCGACGGAGAAACGTTTCCCCTCCGTTCCGACCAGGGCCTCATGATCCCCATCGACATGCGGCACCGCTTCCGCAACGTCGGCGACGAGGAAGCCCGCATGGTCTTCCATCTGGGCCCCCTCGCGCCGAACCCCAAGCTCGGCCACGTCGACACCGAGGCCCCGGAGATCAGCGACGACGTCCAGGCGTACCCGCTCGTCCAGGGGGAGGGTGCGCAGCCGGAACGCCCAGGGGTGCTGTCATGA
- a CDS encoding beta-ketoacyl synthase, with amino-acid sequence MTRRVAVTGIGVVAPGGIGVSAFWDLLSNGRTATRGITLFDPEGLRSRIAAECDFDPLAHGLDTDVVERADRYIQFALVAAQEAVADSGVDFGAEDPWRVAVSLGSAVGGTTRLEHDYVLVSERGQRWDVDHRAADPQLHRAFSPSTLAADVAERFGAQGPVQTVSTGCTSGLDAVGYAFHTIEEGRADICIAGASDSPISPITMACFDAIKATSPNNDDPAHASRPFDARRDGFVMGEGAAVLVLEELEHARARGAHIYCEIGGYATFGNAYHMTGLTCEGLEMARAIDDTLDHARVDPTEIDYVNAHGSGTRQNDRHETAAVKKSLGAHAYDTPMSSIKSMVGHSLGAIGAIEVVACVLALARQVVPPTANYETPDPECDLDYVPRTARPRRLDNVLSVGSGFGGFQSAVLLTGPSGRRRR; translated from the coding sequence ATGACCCGGCGCGTGGCGGTCACCGGCATAGGCGTGGTCGCCCCGGGCGGCATCGGGGTGTCGGCGTTCTGGGACCTCCTCTCGAACGGCCGCACCGCGACCCGCGGCATCACCCTGTTCGACCCCGAGGGCCTGCGGTCCCGGATAGCCGCCGAGTGCGACTTCGACCCCCTCGCGCACGGCCTCGACACCGACGTCGTCGAACGCGCCGACCGGTACATACAGTTCGCCCTCGTCGCCGCCCAGGAGGCCGTGGCCGACAGCGGTGTCGACTTCGGTGCCGAGGACCCCTGGCGGGTGGCCGTGTCCCTGGGCAGCGCGGTGGGCGGCACGACCCGACTCGAGCACGACTACGTCCTGGTCAGCGAACGGGGACAGCGCTGGGACGTCGACCACCGCGCCGCCGACCCGCAGCTGCACCGGGCGTTCTCGCCCAGCACACTGGCGGCCGACGTCGCGGAGCGGTTCGGCGCCCAGGGCCCGGTGCAGACCGTGTCCACCGGCTGCACCTCCGGACTCGACGCGGTGGGCTACGCCTTCCACACCATCGAGGAGGGCCGCGCCGACATCTGCATAGCCGGGGCCTCGGACTCCCCGATCTCCCCGATCACCATGGCCTGCTTCGACGCCATCAAGGCCACGTCACCCAACAACGACGACCCGGCACACGCCTCCCGCCCCTTCGACGCGCGGCGCGACGGCTTCGTCATGGGTGAGGGCGCCGCCGTACTCGTCCTGGAGGAGCTGGAGCACGCCCGCGCGCGCGGCGCGCACATCTACTGCGAGATCGGCGGCTACGCCACCTTCGGCAACGCCTACCACATGACCGGACTGACCTGCGAGGGCCTGGAGATGGCCCGGGCCATCGACGACACCCTCGACCACGCGCGCGTGGACCCCACGGAGATCGACTACGTCAACGCGCACGGCTCGGGCACCCGCCAGAACGACCGGCACGAGACCGCAGCGGTCAAGAAGTCGCTGGGCGCCCACGCCTACGACACGCCCATGAGCTCCATCAAGTCCATGGTGGGCCACTCGCTCGGCGCGATCGGCGCGATCGAGGTCGTCGCCTGTGTGCTCGCGCTGGCCCGCCAGGTGGTCCCGCCGACAGCGAACTACGAGACCCCGGACCCCGAGTGCGACCTGGACTACGTCCCGCGCACCGCCCGCCCGCGCAGGCTCGACAACGTGCTCTCCGTGGGCAGCGGCTTCGGCGGGTTCCAGTCCGCGGTGCTCCTGACGGGGCCGAGTGGGAGGAGACGACGATGA
- a CDS encoding ketosynthase chain-length factor, with translation MSGQRTRPTAVTGLGVVAPNGLDADTYWKSVKEGASVLDRVTREGCEHLPLRVAGEVRGFDPSALIEETFLVQTDKFTHFALAAVDAALQDAGLSSSAADSPYSVGVVTAAGSGGGEFGQRELQKLWGQGSRFVGPYQSIAWFYAASTGQISIRKGFKGPCGVVASDEAGGLDAVAHAARAVHRGTDVVVVGAAEAPLAPYSGVCQLGYPELSTVEDPTRAYRPFTSAACGFVPAEGGAVLVVEDLERARRREVSIRATVAGHAATFTGASRWDRSREGLAHAIRGALDEAGCAPEEIDVVFADAMGVPEADRAEALALADALGPHGTRVPVTAPKTGIGRSYCGAPLLDIVAAVQAMEHGQIPPTPGVFDICHDIDLVTAEARPAELRTALVLSRGLMGSNAALVLRRGPASAV, from the coding sequence ATGAGCGGTCAACGCACCCGGCCCACCGCGGTCACCGGCCTCGGTGTGGTCGCACCCAACGGCCTGGACGCGGACACCTACTGGAAGTCCGTCAAGGAGGGCGCGAGCGTACTGGACCGGGTCACCCGGGAGGGCTGCGAGCACCTTCCGCTGCGGGTCGCCGGCGAGGTCCGGGGATTCGACCCGTCGGCGCTCATCGAGGAGACCTTCCTCGTCCAGACCGACAAGTTCACCCACTTCGCGCTGGCCGCCGTCGACGCCGCGCTGCAGGACGCGGGGCTGAGCAGCAGCGCCGCCGACTCGCCGTACTCCGTCGGTGTGGTGACCGCGGCCGGGTCCGGCGGCGGTGAGTTCGGCCAGCGGGAGCTGCAGAAGCTGTGGGGACAGGGATCCCGGTTCGTCGGGCCGTACCAGTCCATCGCCTGGTTCTACGCGGCCAGCACCGGCCAGATCTCCATCCGCAAGGGCTTCAAGGGCCCCTGCGGGGTGGTGGCCAGCGACGAGGCGGGCGGCCTGGACGCCGTCGCGCACGCCGCCCGGGCCGTGCACCGGGGGACTGACGTGGTCGTGGTCGGGGCCGCCGAGGCGCCGCTCGCCCCCTACTCGGGGGTCTGCCAGCTCGGCTACCCCGAGCTCAGCACCGTCGAGGACCCGACCCGCGCCTACCGCCCCTTCACCTCGGCGGCCTGCGGTTTCGTACCCGCCGAGGGCGGCGCCGTACTGGTCGTGGAGGACCTGGAACGGGCCCGGCGCCGGGAGGTGTCCATCCGGGCCACCGTGGCCGGACACGCCGCCACCTTCACCGGCGCCTCGCGCTGGGACCGGTCGCGGGAGGGCCTCGCGCACGCCATTCGCGGCGCCCTCGACGAGGCCGGCTGCGCACCGGAGGAGATCGACGTGGTCTTCGCCGACGCGATGGGCGTACCCGAGGCGGACCGTGCGGAGGCGCTCGCCCTCGCCGACGCCCTCGGCCCGCACGGCACCCGCGTGCCGGTGACCGCCCCCAAGACCGGTATCGGGCGGTCGTACTGCGGGGCACCCCTGCTGGACATCGTGGCCGCGGTGCAGGCCATGGAGCACGGGCAGATACCGCCGACGCCGGGCGTCTTCGACATCTGCCACGACATCGACCTGGTGACCGCCGAGGCCCGCCCGGCCGAGCTCCGCACCGCCCTGGTCCTCAGCCGGGGACTCATGGGCTCCAACGCGGCGCTCGTGTTGCGTCGCGGCCCCGCAAGCGCCGTCTGA
- a CDS encoding acyl carrier protein has translation MTTDVTQVTVEDLAALMKTAAGVTVDPQELERRVDTPFGEFGLDSLGLLGIVGELENRHGQALPTDAERCKSPRAFLDLVNGALTTGA, from the coding sequence ATGACCACGGACGTGACCCAAGTGACCGTCGAGGACCTGGCCGCCCTGATGAAGACGGCCGCCGGCGTGACCGTCGACCCGCAGGAACTCGAACGCCGGGTGGACACACCCTTCGGCGAGTTCGGGCTGGACTCGCTCGGCCTGCTCGGCATCGTGGGCGAGCTGGAGAACCGGCACGGCCAGGCGCTGCCCACCGACGCCGAGCGCTGCAAGAGCCCCCGCGCCTTCCTCGACCTCGTCAACGGCGCCCTCACGACAGGAGCCTGA
- a CDS encoding SRPBCC family protein, translating to MAGHTENEITIAAPVDLVWDMTNDLDRWPQLFSEYASCEVLSREGDTVTFRLTMHPDENGKVWSWVSERVADREKLIVRARRVETGPFEYMNIVWEYEETPRGTRMHWTQDFAMKPDAPVDDAGMTEIINRNSPIQMELIRKRVEDACTTH from the coding sequence GTGGCCGGACACACCGAGAACGAGATCACCATCGCCGCACCCGTCGACCTCGTCTGGGACATGACGAACGACCTGGACCGCTGGCCCCAGCTGTTCAGCGAGTACGCCTCCTGCGAGGTGCTCTCCCGCGAGGGCGACACGGTGACCTTCCGCCTGACCATGCACCCCGACGAGAACGGCAAGGTGTGGAGCTGGGTGTCGGAACGGGTCGCCGACCGCGAGAAGCTCATCGTCCGTGCCCGCCGGGTCGAGACCGGCCCCTTCGAGTACATGAACATCGTGTGGGAGTACGAGGAGACCCCCCGCGGCACCCGGATGCACTGGACGCAGGACTTCGCCATGAAGCCCGACGCCCCGGTCGACGACGCCGGGATGACGGAGATCATCAACCGCAACTCGCCCATCCAGATGGAGCTCATCCGCAAGCGTGTGGAGGACGCATGCACCACGCACTGA
- a CDS encoding TcmI family type II polyketide cyclase: MHHALIVARMAPQSAKDIADVFAASDRGELPHLVGVTKRSLFQFGDVYMHFIEAEQDPGPAIAKVAGHPEFVDISKRLEAFVSPYDPETWRSPKDAMARCFYQWER, from the coding sequence ATGCACCACGCACTGATCGTCGCCAGGATGGCCCCGCAGTCGGCCAAGGACATCGCCGACGTCTTCGCGGCCTCCGACCGCGGCGAACTCCCGCACCTCGTCGGGGTGACCAAGCGCTCCCTGTTCCAGTTCGGCGATGTGTACATGCACTTCATCGAGGCCGAGCAGGACCCGGGACCCGCCATCGCGAAGGTGGCCGGACACCCCGAGTTCGTCGACATCAGCAAGCGGCTCGAAGCCTTCGTCAGTCCCTACGACCCCGAGACCTGGCGGAGTCCGAAGGACGCCATGGCGCGCTGCTTCTACCAGTGGGAACGCTGA
- a CDS encoding amidohydrolase family protein, giving the protein MTLAGRIDVHHHFTAPAWLDWAESRGVVSREKLPWWTRWDLNAALEVMDKTGIATSVMTVAMLGRLRERAERQESARVALRAAADVVEANPARFAFFTPVFLDDLELSSWSVRHGLDELGAIGVSTRTSVNGVFLGDESHDRLLRELNDRSAVISTHPMEVAAGKDGAEGLPGMPPFVCDFLQDTTRAAINLIRNGTLDRYPNLSFILPHGGGFLPYMATRLDLFGGRLNPPIEPGRVRDYLHRFYFDTAGPMSPSATPTLLATVDPDRILFGTDWPPTPAHVIVDSVTPALDSDPFLSERQLQAINRENALRLMPGLARS; this is encoded by the coding sequence ATGACCCTTGCCGGACGCATCGACGTCCATCACCACTTCACCGCCCCGGCCTGGCTGGACTGGGCGGAGTCCCGAGGCGTCGTCAGCCGCGAGAAGCTCCCCTGGTGGACCCGCTGGGACCTGAACGCGGCGCTGGAGGTCATGGACAAGACGGGCATCGCCACCTCCGTCATGACCGTCGCGATGCTGGGCCGGCTGCGGGAGCGCGCCGAGCGCCAGGAGAGCGCCAGGGTCGCCCTGCGGGCCGCGGCCGACGTCGTCGAGGCCAACCCCGCCCGCTTCGCCTTCTTCACCCCGGTCTTCCTCGACGACCTGGAGCTCTCCTCGTGGAGCGTGCGCCACGGTCTCGACGAGCTCGGGGCGATCGGGGTGAGCACCCGGACCAGTGTCAACGGTGTCTTCCTCGGTGACGAGTCGCACGACCGTCTGCTGCGGGAGCTGAACGACCGGTCGGCGGTCATCAGCACGCACCCCATGGAGGTGGCGGCCGGCAAGGACGGCGCCGAGGGGCTGCCTGGGATGCCGCCGTTCGTGTGCGACTTCCTTCAGGACACCACGCGTGCGGCCATCAACCTCATCAGGAACGGCACCCTGGACCGCTATCCGAACCTCAGCTTCATCCTGCCGCACGGAGGGGGCTTCCTCCCCTACATGGCCACCCGGCTCGACCTCTTCGGCGGGCGGCTCAACCCCCCGATCGAGCCCGGCCGGGTCCGTGACTACCTCCACCGGTTCTACTTCGACACCGCCGGCCCCATGTCGCCCTCGGCCACGCCGACCCTGCTGGCCACGGTCGACCCCGACCGCATCCTCTTCGGCACCGACTGGCCGCCCACCCCGGCGCACGTCATCGTCGACAGCGTGACACCCGCGCTGGACAGCGACCCCTTCCTCTCGGAGCGGCAACTGCAGGCCATCAACCGGGAGAACGCGCTGCGGCTGATGCCGGGGCTCGCGCGTTCGTAG
- a CDS encoding FAD-dependent oxidoreductase, with protein MTCVWQSSLVNIVDVSGHEAESVPVLIVGGSLVGLSTSVFLGRLGIEHMLVERHAGTSTHPRGRGNNVRTMEIYRTAGLESRIREAARVLAGNDGILQVDRLTGTQRRWIIGDISGGMDISRVSSADWCLCSQNDLEPVLLEYAREQGADVRFNSEMLSFTEHADGVRAQIRNRESGETHTVDAEYLVAADGPRSPVRNHLGIGQSGPGELFHNVSVTFRSKTLKNHVGDRRFVVCYVTDPQGEGALLPVDNKERWVIHVPWYPDRGEELEDFTDERLAAHIRAAVGTPDIDVEITGKAPWHASKRVADSYGAGRVFLAGDSAHEMPPTGAFGSNTGIQDAHNLAWKLAAVLHGWACPSLLDSYELERRPVALATGTRACVQAADEQHPGFSPAAGRNNDPADLMTVALCYRYASNAVVGASAEQAIVPDTFQLGGEPGSRAPHMWVMRGDSRISTLDLYERSFVLLAGSGGQKWRSAVEKASLNLGVPVEAYLVGTGPDHDLAPDTDADWAELHGTAEDGALLVRPDGFVAWRADAAMPDADRVLTNVLQSVLCRD; from the coding sequence ATGACGTGTGTGTGGCAGTCCTCCTTGGTAAACATCGTCGACGTGAGCGGACACGAAGCGGAATCTGTACCAGTTCTCATCGTCGGCGGCTCCCTGGTGGGTCTTTCCACTTCGGTCTTCCTGGGGCGCCTCGGAATTGAGCACATGCTCGTGGAGCGGCATGCCGGGACATCCACGCACCCGCGCGGCCGCGGCAACAACGTGCGCACCATGGAGATTTACCGGACCGCCGGACTGGAGTCACGCATCCGGGAGGCGGCCCGCGTTCTCGCCGGGAACGACGGCATTCTGCAGGTGGACAGACTCACCGGGACGCAGCGCCGCTGGATCATCGGCGACATCTCCGGAGGCATGGACATCTCCCGGGTGAGCTCCGCCGACTGGTGCCTGTGCAGCCAGAACGACCTCGAACCGGTGCTGTTGGAGTACGCCCGCGAGCAGGGTGCCGACGTCCGCTTCAACTCGGAGATGCTCTCCTTCACGGAGCACGCGGACGGCGTACGGGCGCAGATCAGGAACCGGGAATCAGGCGAGACCCACACGGTGGACGCCGAGTACCTGGTGGCCGCCGACGGCCCCCGCAGTCCCGTCCGCAACCACCTGGGGATCGGCCAGTCGGGGCCGGGAGAGCTGTTCCACAACGTCAGCGTGACGTTCCGCAGCAAGACCCTGAAGAACCACGTCGGGGACCGGCGATTCGTCGTCTGTTACGTCACCGACCCGCAGGGCGAGGGCGCCTTGCTGCCGGTGGACAACAAGGAGCGATGGGTGATCCACGTTCCCTGGTACCCCGACCGGGGCGAGGAGCTGGAGGACTTCACCGACGAGCGGCTGGCGGCACACATCCGCGCCGCCGTCGGCACACCGGACATCGACGTCGAGATCACCGGCAAGGCCCCCTGGCACGCCTCGAAGCGGGTCGCCGACAGCTACGGCGCCGGCCGCGTCTTCCTGGCCGGCGACTCGGCCCACGAGATGCCGCCCACCGGGGCGTTCGGCTCCAACACCGGCATCCAGGACGCCCACAACCTCGCCTGGAAGCTCGCCGCGGTGCTGCACGGCTGGGCCTGTCCGTCGTTGCTCGACAGCTACGAGCTCGAACGACGGCCCGTAGCCCTGGCGACCGGCACGCGCGCGTGCGTGCAGGCGGCCGACGAACAGCACCCGGGGTTCAGCCCCGCCGCCGGACGCAACAACGACCCGGCGGACCTGATGACCGTCGCCCTCTGCTACCGGTACGCGTCGAACGCCGTGGTGGGCGCCAGCGCGGAGCAGGCGATCGTCCCCGACACCTTCCAGCTGGGGGGTGAGCCGGGGAGCCGTGCGCCCCACATGTGGGTCATGCGAGGGGACAGCAGGATCTCCACGCTCGACCTGTACGAGCGTTCCTTCGTGCTGCTCGCCGGGTCCGGCGGGCAGAAGTGGCGCAGCGCCGTGGAGAAGGCCTCCTTGAACCTGGGCGTCCCGGTCGAGGCGTATCTCGTGGGAACGGGACCCGACCACGACCTCGCCCCCGACACGGACGCCGACTGGGCGGAGCTGCACGGCACGGCCGAGGACGGTGCCCTGCTCGTACGCCCGGACGGATTCGTCGCCTGGCGGGCGGACGCCGCGATGCCGGACGCCGATCGCGTGCTGACGAACGTGCTGCAGAGCGTGCTCTGCCGCGACTGA
- a CDS encoding cytochrome P450, translating to MTQAFASEESEALSPEEAAAAASNCTREFRANPHPVYATLRENAPVCPLSPPHGVETYLITRYDDARAALADPRLSKDMYGAIDAYHRIFGDSSIALDDNMLFSDPPKHTRLRRIVGSTFTPKRVESLRTRVQQITDVLLDACPKSGAVNLLPEFCFPLPLHVICELLGVPENERKQAQEWSATVAQTGFGPEARKKLEIAEGNLRDYLVDLCARKRQEPDGGLLSALVTAQDQEGALTDHELVSTAWVLLFAGHKSTAYQIGNAVYHLLSRPDQKELALRDANSMNAAIEEIFRFETSVENSTFRHAKEDIVIRDTLIPKGALVQISITGANRDPEMFAAPDEMDVQRPNVQATHLAFGYGPHYCIGAPLARLEMQLALTALFARYPRMTLAVAPEEARWMTVPFPAFRGLAELPVVLDPS from the coding sequence ATGACGCAAGCATTCGCATCCGAGGAATCCGAGGCACTCTCGCCCGAGGAGGCCGCGGCCGCGGCCTCGAACTGCACCCGGGAGTTTCGGGCCAACCCGCATCCCGTGTACGCCACGCTCAGGGAGAACGCGCCGGTCTGCCCGCTGTCGCCGCCGCACGGTGTCGAGACGTACCTCATCACGCGTTATGACGACGCCCGGGCCGCCCTGGCCGATCCGCGGCTGAGCAAGGACATGTACGGCGCCATCGACGCCTACCACCGAATCTTCGGCGACTCGTCGATCGCGCTGGACGACAACATGCTCTTCTCGGACCCCCCGAAGCACACCAGGCTCCGGAGAATCGTCGGCAGCACCTTCACTCCGAAAAGGGTGGAATCGCTGCGGACGCGCGTCCAGCAGATCACCGACGTACTGCTCGATGCCTGCCCGAAGTCGGGCGCGGTGAACCTGCTCCCGGAGTTCTGTTTCCCGCTGCCACTGCATGTGATCTGTGAACTCCTGGGCGTCCCGGAGAACGAGCGCAAGCAGGCTCAGGAATGGTCCGCCACCGTCGCGCAGACCGGTTTCGGGCCGGAGGCACGAAAGAAGCTGGAAATCGCCGAGGGAAATCTGCGCGACTATCTCGTCGACCTGTGCGCGCGAAAGCGGCAGGAACCCGACGGAGGTCTGCTCAGCGCCCTCGTCACGGCCCAGGACCAGGAAGGCGCGCTCACCGACCACGAACTCGTCTCGACGGCGTGGGTCCTCCTCTTCGCGGGCCACAAGTCGACGGCGTACCAGATCGGCAACGCCGTCTACCACTTGCTCAGCCGGCCGGACCAGAAGGAACTGGCGCTCCGGGACGCGAACTCCATGAACGCGGCCATCGAGGAGATCTTCCGGTTCGAGACCTCCGTGGAGAACTCCACCTTCCGCCACGCGAAGGAGGACATCGTGATCCGGGACACGCTCATCCCCAAGGGTGCGCTCGTCCAGATCTCGATCACCGGGGCCAACCGCGACCCGGAGATGTTCGCCGCGCCCGACGAGATGGACGTCCAGCGCCCGAACGTCCAGGCGACCCATCTCGCCTTCGGCTACGGCCCGCACTACTGCATCGGCGCGCCGCTCGCCCGGCTGGAGATGCAGCTCGCCCTCACCGCGCTCTTCGCCCGCTACCCGCGTATGACCCTGGCCGTGGCACCGGAGGAGGCGCGCTGGATGACCGTGCCGTTCCCCGCCTTCCGCGGGCTGGCGGAACTCCCGGTCGTCCTCGACCCGTCCTGA
- a CDS encoding antibiotic biosynthesis monooxygenase, translating into MERVRVMRLLHVREGRETDFVDSYQSVLKRAERFPGHLGEQLCRSLDDPARWLLTSEWESLESVQRWRTDPDHQALVGPMNACLHDDRSTSVFRIRDLVAE; encoded by the coding sequence ATGGAACGTGTGCGCGTCATGCGACTGCTCCACGTGCGGGAGGGACGCGAGACCGACTTCGTGGACTCCTACCAGTCCGTACTGAAACGCGCCGAGCGCTTCCCCGGACACCTCGGCGAACAGCTGTGCCGCTCCCTGGACGATCCCGCCCGGTGGCTGCTCACCAGCGAGTGGGAGAGCCTGGAGTCAGTCCAGCGGTGGCGGACCGACCCCGATCACCAGGCCCTGGTCGGACCGATGAACGCCTGCCTGCACGACGACCGGTCGACGTCCGTCTTCCGGATCAGGGACCTGGTGGCCGAGTAG
- a CDS encoding MarR family winged helix-turn-helix transcriptional regulator, with protein sequence MPKPLSLPFDPIARADELWKQRWGNVPSMAAITSIMRAQQILLAEVDSVVKPYGLTFARYEALVLLNFSKAGELPMSKIGERLMVHPTSVTNTVDRLVRSGLVAKRPNPNDGRGTLASITGKGREVVEAATRDLMAMDFGLGVYDAEECAEIFAMLRPLRVAAHDFEES encoded by the coding sequence GTGCCGAAGCCGCTCAGTCTTCCCTTCGATCCCATCGCGCGCGCCGACGAACTCTGGAAGCAGCGCTGGGGAAACGTGCCGTCCATGGCCGCCATCACCTCGATCATGCGCGCACAGCAGATCCTGCTCGCCGAGGTCGACTCCGTGGTCAAGCCGTACGGGCTGACGTTCGCGCGGTACGAGGCGCTGGTGCTGCTCAACTTCTCCAAGGCCGGCGAGCTGCCGATGTCCAAGATCGGCGAGCGGCTCATGGTGCATCCCACGTCCGTGACGAACACCGTCGACCGGCTGGTCAGGTCCGGCCTGGTCGCCAAGCGGCCCAACCCCAACGACGGGCGCGGCACGCTCGCCTCCATCACCGGGAAGGGCCGGGAGGTCGTCGAGGCGGCCACCCGCGACCTGATGGCCATGGACTTCGGACTCGGGGTGTACGACGCCGAGGAGTGCGCGGAGATCTTCGCGATGCTGCGGCCCCTGCGAGTGGCGGCACACGACTTCGAAGAGAGCTGA
- a CDS encoding DUF3817 domain-containing protein — protein sequence MKKSVLTRYRVMAYVTAVMLLVLCTCMVFKYGFDKGEDVTFAVSQVHGFLYIIYLVFAFDLGSKAKWSFGKLLWVLLSGTIPFAAFFVERKVTAEVEPLVNGPAPAVANA from the coding sequence ATGAAGAAGAGCGTCCTGACCCGCTACCGGGTGATGGCCTACGTCACCGCCGTCATGCTGCTCGTGCTGTGCACCTGCATGGTGTTCAAGTACGGCTTCGACAAGGGCGAGGACGTCACCTTCGCCGTCTCCCAGGTCCACGGTTTCCTCTACATCATCTACCTGGTCTTCGCCTTCGACCTCGGCTCCAAGGCCAAGTGGTCGTTCGGCAAGCTGCTGTGGGTGCTGCTCTCCGGGACGATTCCCTTCGCCGCCTTCTTCGTCGAGCGCAAGGTCACCGCCGAGGTCGAACCGCTGGTCAACGGGCCGGCGCCGGCCGTCGCCAACGCCTGA